A region of Vigna radiata var. radiata cultivar VC1973A chromosome 10, Vradiata_ver6, whole genome shotgun sequence DNA encodes the following proteins:
- the LOC106776155 gene encoding F-box/kelch-repeat protein At1g30090: protein MQRVRFSSQQSPVHKLGDPQMTLSPKFRLAAVQSSLANPSPELEHSLREEPLIPSLPDDVALNCLLRIPVQSHSACRAVCKRWHMLLGNKERFFTNRKQFGLKDPWLFVFAYHKCTGKIQWQVLDLTHFSWHTIPAMPCRDRVCPHGFRCVSIPNDGTLYVCGGMVSDVDCPLDLVLKYEMHKNRWTVKNRMITARSFFASGVIDGMIYVAGGNSTDLYELDSAEVLDPLNGSWRPIANMGTNMASYDAAVLNGKLLVTEGWLWPFYVSPRGQVYDPRTNNWENMAVGLREGWTGSSVVVYGHLFVVSELERMKLKVYEPETDSWEAIEGPPLPEQICKPFAVSACDCHIYVVGRNLLVAVGHISRLKPKESCKEKWNFGVRWNVIDAPECLSDLTPSSSQVLFA, encoded by the coding sequence ATGCAGCGTGTTAGATTTTCTTCTCAACAGTCACCTGTACACAAACTAGGGGATCCTCAAATGACATTATCTCCTAAGTTTAGGTTAGCGGCGGTGCAATCTTCTTTGGCAAATCCATCACCAGAGTTAGAGCATTCTCTAAGAGAGGAACCCTTAATTCCCAGCCTTCCTGATGATGTTGCTCTGAATTGTCTTCTCCGGATTCCAGTTCAGAGTCACTCAGCTTGTAGAGCTGTCTGCAAGAGGTGGCATATGCTACTTGGTAACAAAGAGAGGTTTTTCACCAACAGGAAGCAGTTTGGTCTGAAAGACCCTTGGCTTTTTGTATTTGCCTACCACAAGTGCACTGGGAAGATCCAATGGCAGGTCCTTGACCTCACACACTTTTCTTGGCACACTATCCCTGCAATGCCTTGTAGAGACAGGGTTTGCCCTCATGGTTTTAGGTGTGTTTCGATCCCCAATGATGGCACGCTGTATGTTTGTGGTGGCATGGTCTCTGATGTGGATTGCCCTCTTGACCTGGTGTTGAAATATGAGATGCATAAGAATAGGTGGACTGTGAAGAATAGGATGATCACTGCTAGGTCCTTTTTTGCTAGTGGAGTCATCGATGGGATGATTTACGTAGCTGGGGGAAATAGTACTGATCTTTATGAGCTAGATTCTGCTGAGGTGTTGGATCCTCTCAATGGGAGTTGGCGCCCTATTGCCAACATGGGAACAAATATGGCATCTTATGATGCTGCTGTTCTCAATGGGAAACTTCTTGTCACCGAAGGGTGGTTGTGGCCTTTTTATGTCTCTCCAAGAGGCCAGGTCTATGATCCTAGAACCAATAACTGGGAAAATATGGCTGTTGGACTCAGAGAAGGCTGGACTGGCTCCAGTGTTGTTGTTTACGGtcatttgtttgttgtttccGAGCTTGAAAGAATGAAGCTAAAGGTGTATGAACCCGAAACTGATTCCTGGGAAGCCATAGAAGGGCCTCCTCTGCCTGAGCAAATATGCAAGCCTTTTGCTGTGAGTGCTTGTGATTGTCATATTTATGTTGTGGGTCGAAATCTTCTGGTTGCTGTTGGCCATATCTCTAGACTGAAACCAAAAGAAAGTTGTAAGGAAAAGTGGAACTTCGGTGTTCGATGGAATGTAATTGATGCGCCAGAATGTTTGTCTGATCTGACTCCTTCAAGCTCTCAGGTGCTGTTTGcttag
- the LOC106775994 gene encoding pyruvate dehydrogenase E1 component subunit beta-3, chloroplastic has translation MATLFHPPLTAFPTSNKLHLPSPISARKGQIFVVRSDAGMNHLLSRGGHKSRTQKLLTNAVATKADSSTSSKTGHELLLFEALREGLEEEMERDPRVCVMGEDVGHYGGSYKVTKGLAPKFGDLRVLDTPIAENAFTGMGIGAAMTGLRPIVEGMNMGFLLLAFNQISNNCGMLHYTSGGQFKIPIVIRGPGGVGRQLGAEHSQRLESYFQSIPGIQMVACSTPYNAKGLMKAAIRSENPVILFEHVLLYNLKERIPDEEYVLSLEEAEMVRPGEHVTILTYSRMRYHVMQAAKTLVNKGYDPEVIDIRSLKPFDLYTIGNSVKKTHRVLIVEECMRTGGIGASLTAAITENFNDYLDAPIICLSSQDVPTPYAGTLEEWTVVQPTQIVAAVEQLCQ, from the exons ATGGCCACCCTTTTCCACCCTCCTCTCACCGCATTTCCCACCTCCAACAAACTCCACCTCCCATCACCCATCTCAG CGAGGAAAGGGCAAATCTTTGTTGTCAGATCTGATGCGGGGATGAACCATCTCCTCTCAAGAGGAGGTCACAAGTCTCGGACCCAGAAGCTGCTTACTAATGCAGTCGCG ACTAAGGCAGATAGTTCTACATCATCAAAAACCGG GCATGAACTTCTCCTCTTTGAGGCCCTACGTGAAGGTTTGGAAGAAGAGATGGAGAGGGATCCTCGTGTATGCGTCATGGGTGAGGATGTCGGTCATTATGGTGGATCTTACAAAGTGACCAAGGGCCTAGCACCTAAGTTTGGGGACCTCAGGGTTTTGGACACCCCTATTGCTGAGAATGCCTTCACAGGCATGGGCATTGGAGCTGCCATGACTGGTCTGAGGCCAATTGTTGAGGGCATGAACATGGGTTTTCTACTTCTGGCATTCAACCAGATCTCCAACAACTGTGGCATGCTCCATTACACGTCTGGAGGTCAGTTTAAAATACCAATTGTTATCCGCGGACCCGGTGGAGTTGGGCGGCAACTAGGGGCCGAGCACTCACAGCGACTTGAGTCATATTTTCAGTCAATCCCTGGAATCCAGATGGTTGCCTGCTCAACTCCTTACAATGCCAAGGGGTTGATGAAAGCTGCTATCAGAAGCGAGAACCCTGTGATACTTTTTGAGCATGTGTTGCTTTATAACCTCAAGGAGAGAATTCCCGATGAGGAGTATGTATTATCACTTGAAGAAGCTGAGATGGTTAGGCCTGGGGAACATGTCACAATTTTAACCTATTCCAGAATGAGGTATCATGTCATGCAAGCTGCCAAGACATTGGTGAACAAAGGGTACGATCCTGAAGTAATTGACATAAGATCTTTGAAACCATTTGACCTTTACACAATTGGAAATTCAGTGAAGAAAACTCATCGCGTGTTAATTGTTGAAGAGTGTATGCGCACAGGTGGAATTGGTGCCAGTCTGACAGCTGCTATTACTGAAAATTTCAATGATTATTTGGATGCTCCTATTATATGTTTATCCTCTCAGGATGTGCCAACGCCATATGCAGGGACATTGGAGGAATGGACTGTGGTTCAACCTACTCAGATTGTCGCAGCAGTCGAGCAGCTCTGCCAGTAA
- the LOC106774402 gene encoding uncharacterized protein LOC106774402 isoform X2: protein MEIFYLLCSIVSTSLTSLLLSLILAFNTLLRRRESARAASSLSRDEVESVSLYEGTVWHQRRHPVNHSFQYRVRYAFIDLDCASHAPRDHISPDEARQITDTNGPIFLLTIPPSVGYEQNPLSVYYCYAVEGSTKRLKKCIAEVTNTPWGERVSFVFDPHSDLVAKALHVSPFMLQMMLPVEVPEKDQVTLYHSLLYTTVVYMVCLPCSCHTSDLLWGHARKLEYQSK, encoded by the exons atggaaatattttatcttctttgcTCTATCGTGTCAACTTCCCTCACCTCTCTTCTGCTCTCCCTTATCCTTGCCTTTAACACGCTACTGCGGCGGCGGGAATCAGCACGCGCCGCTTCTTCCTTATCCAGAGATGAAGTCGAATCCGTATCGCTCTACGAAGGCACAGTGTGGCACCAACGTCGTCACCCGGTAAACCATTCATTCCAATATCGGGTTCGCTACGCATTCATTGACCTCGACTGTGCATCTCACGCGCCTCGCGACCATATTTCTCCCGACGAAGCTCGCCAAATTACCGATACCAATGGACCAat TTTTCTCCTGACAATCCCCCCTAGCGTGGGTTATGAGCAGAATCCCTTGAGTGTGTATTATTGTTATGCTGTTGAAGGCTCTACTAAACGGTTGAAGAAGTGCATTGCTGAG gTTACGAATACACCATGGGGTGAAAGAGTATCTTTTGTTTTCGACCCGCACTCTGATCTAGTGGCCAAGGCTTTGCATGTCAGTCCTTTTATG CTTCAGATGATGTTGCCTGTGGAAGTTCCAGAAAAGGATCAAGTTACATTATATCACAGTCTGCTGTATACTACCGTCGTTTACATGGTTTGCTTGCCATGTAGTTGCCATACATCAGATTTGCTATGGG GACATGCTAGGAAGTTGGAATATCAAAGCAAGTGA
- the LOC106774402 gene encoding uncharacterized protein LOC106774402 isoform X1 yields the protein MEIFYLLCSIVSTSLTSLLLSLILAFNTLLRRRESARAASSLSRDEVESVSLYEGTVWHQRRHPVNHSFQYRVRYAFIDLDCASHAPRDHISPDEARQITDTNGPIFLLTIPPSVGYEQNPLSVYYCYAVEGSTKRLKKCIAEVTNTPWGERVSFVFDPHSDLVAKALHVSPFMDMLGSWNIKASDPGENLTISISVHHPEHGNYFTATLKAKKLSSPPELDHAVFFWLMPHKVAVWIYWHAIKLWWKNVRFVQHPRYNIPAYKEEALTRDKTLQCCRFSDANRHLQQRESDQSSLDEVSSINRCFRWRDAKWPWS from the exons atggaaatattttatcttctttgcTCTATCGTGTCAACTTCCCTCACCTCTCTTCTGCTCTCCCTTATCCTTGCCTTTAACACGCTACTGCGGCGGCGGGAATCAGCACGCGCCGCTTCTTCCTTATCCAGAGATGAAGTCGAATCCGTATCGCTCTACGAAGGCACAGTGTGGCACCAACGTCGTCACCCGGTAAACCATTCATTCCAATATCGGGTTCGCTACGCATTCATTGACCTCGACTGTGCATCTCACGCGCCTCGCGACCATATTTCTCCCGACGAAGCTCGCCAAATTACCGATACCAATGGACCAat TTTTCTCCTGACAATCCCCCCTAGCGTGGGTTATGAGCAGAATCCCTTGAGTGTGTATTATTGTTATGCTGTTGAAGGCTCTACTAAACGGTTGAAGAAGTGCATTGCTGAG gTTACGAATACACCATGGGGTGAAAGAGTATCTTTTGTTTTCGACCCGCACTCTGATCTAGTGGCCAAGGCTTTGCATGTCAGTCCTTTTATG GACATGCTAGGAAGTTGGAATATCAAAGCAAGTGATCCTGGAGAAAATCTTACAATATCAATTTCAGTTCATCATCCTGAGCATGGAAACTATTTTACTGCCACTCTGAAAGCCAAAAAGCTGAGTTCACCCCCAGAGTTAGATCATGCAGTTTTCTTTTGGTTGATGCCTCATAAAGTTGCAGTTTGGATATATTGGCAT GCTATAAAACTGTGGTGGAAAAATGTGCGTTTTGTCCAACACCCCAGATATAACATTCCCGCATACAAGGAGGAAGCGTTGACACGGGATAAAACACTGCAGTGTTGTAGATTTAGTGATGCTAATAGACATCTGCAACAGAGAGAAAGCGACCAAAGTTCCTTAGATGAAGTAAGTTCCATTAACCGGTGCTTTAGATGGAGAGATGCTAAGTGGCCGTGGTCATAG